In Caldisericia bacterium, the sequence CTATAAATTTCTTTCTCTCCTCCTTCTCTATTCTCTCATCATAAAAATTCTTCTCGTCAGCGCTTCCTCCTTCTACAAACTGAAAATCAACCTTATCACCGAACTTCGAAACCGTGAGACTCTCATCTACGACTGATTCAACATCCTCTGCATCAGTTGAAAAGGAAAAGCCAAGTTTTCCATCCTTTATAACCCTTACAGCAATACCCCCATTTTTTCCTTCCTCAATATTTTTAAATTTACCATTCTCAAAGGAGAGGGATAACTTATCAACGTTAAGTATTAAAAGTTCTCCACTCGCTCCACTTTGTTCAACAAGCTTTACAAATTTCTCTCTCATCCCTTACCTCCAACAAGTGCATTGCTTATAAGTATGTGTGGAGAACCATGACTCACCGGGAGCGGATACTGATTTCCCTTTCCACATCCACCACCAGAATCGTGTATCTCAAAATCATTACCTATACCTACAATGTTTTTAAGAGTTGTAAACACATTTCCAGAAAGAGAGATGTTTTTAACCATTTCTGAAATCTTCCCATCCCTTATTATGTACGAAACTTCAGGCACAAATGTAAATAGTTCTCCATTGGTTTGACCACCAAAGGCTCCTTTTGCATAAACCCCAAACTTCACATCTTTTATAAGATCAGAAAAATCAACCTTACCATTCTCTATACATGTAATTCTCATCCTCGGTATAGGAGGGAAATTATAGGATATCGCCCTTCCATTACCTGTAGCTTCCTCATTCATCTTTCCTGCAGTTTCTCTTGAATGTAGTCTTCCATAAAGCACACCATTCTTGATAAGGTAAACTTTTTTTGTTTTTACACCCTCTGAATCATACATAACAAAACCTCTCTTACCCTCCATATCGCCTGTATCAAAAACATTTAAGCCTTCCGAGCCAAAAACTCTTCCAATCTTCATGATTCTTTTTAAGTTCTCATTTTCGTAAATGTTGTCTCCTTCACTTAGATGACCAAAAGCTTCATGGATAAAGACTCCTCCAAGTTCCTGGTCTATAACAACAGGAAAGTTTCCTCCCTTAATCTCTTTAGCATTCAACAATTCAATTGCAAGTTTTGCCTTTTCTTTAACTTCCTCTTCAAGACCAAACATCACAGAAATATCATTACTACTTCCAAAATCAACTTTACTTCTCTGTGTTTCCTTTCCATTACTTGCAATCACCATCATTGTTGATCCTATATCTATAACATCCTGTTCAACATAAGTTCCCTCTGAATTGGCAAAATAAACTTTTTTAACTGTGTCATTATACCTTATAAAAGTTCCTACTATTTCATTACCAGCCGAGAAAAAGATTTCATTATATTTCATGAGTGTTTTTACCTTCTCCTCAAGAGAAATATCCTCAGGATGTTTGATTACTTTAGGTTTAAATTTTACTTCAACTACATCAGCGGATGCAAGAGTGGATTTCTCCTTTATGAGTCCTTTCAGGGTTTTTGCCTGAGATATGGCATCTTCAACCTTTCTTTTTATCTCACCAAGGCTATTGAAATATACAAAACCCCATACACCGCCTACTAAAACCCTGGCATTTCCTCCAAAGAACCTACCTCTCTTTAATGTCTCTAAACTTCTTCCCTTTATTTCAACTCCTGTCTTCTCTCCCTTTTCAACCCTAATCTCCAGATAATCAACATCACTCCTTTTTACAATGCTCCTTATTAAATCTTCAATCAAATCTGTACCTCCAGTTCTAAGTTTCTAATTAATAATAAAAAATAGTTGTTCTC encodes:
- a CDS encoding TldD/PmbA family protein yields the protein MIEDLIRSIVKRSDVDYLEIRVEKGEKTGVEIKGRSLETLKRGRFFGGNARVLVGGVWGFVYFNSLGEIKRKVEDAISQAKTLKGLIKEKSTLASADVVEVKFKPKVIKHPEDISLEEKVKTLMKYNEIFFSAGNEIVGTFIRYNDTVKKVYFANSEGTYVEQDVIDIGSTMMVIASNGKETQRSKVDFGSSNDISVMFGLEEEVKEKAKLAIELLNAKEIKGGNFPVVIDQELGGVFIHEAFGHLSEGDNIYENENLKRIMKIGRVFGSEGLNVFDTGDMEGKRGFVMYDSEGVKTKKVYLIKNGVLYGRLHSRETAGKMNEEATGNGRAISYNFPPIPRMRITCIENGKVDFSDLIKDVKFGVYAKGAFGGQTNGELFTFVPEVSYIIRDGKISEMVKNISLSGNVFTTLKNIVGIGNDFEIHDSGGGCGKGNQYPLPVSHGSPHILISNALVGGKG